The genomic window AGATCAGGCCCGCCTCGGCCAGGAGGAAGCCGTGGCCGAATGTGATCCCGGATCCCACGTTGAGGACGAGACCGAGGCTCAGGGGTAGGAGGGCCGCCCAGAAGACCCCGTAGGCGATCCGGCCGGAGTAAAGATGCCCGAGGCCCGGGTAGACGAGCGAAAGGACCCCCGCCGTTTTGCGGATCCGCTCCCGCCGGATCTCCCACAGGAGACGGTCGCGCTGGTCGAGCCGGCCGGAGCAGTCCCGGCACCGCTTCTCCTCACCCGGGCGCAGGACCTCACAGAGAACGCAATCCTTGTAGCCGGATCGCAGGAGGTTTTCCGGGCGGAGAGAATCCATGGCCGGACCATTTTTCACTCGGCGGGGTGAAAAAGCAATGAAAGATTGGCGTCCCCAGCCGGATTTGAACCGGCGTCGCCGCCGTGAAAGGGCGGTGTCCTTGGCCGAACTAGACGATGGGGACGCGCACGGTGGTGAGCCCAGTTGGGATCGAACCAACGACCCTCTGATTAAAAGTCAGATGCTCTGCCAACTGAGCTATGGGCTCCCCCGGAATTGGTGATTTTACGTTCCGGGAGCCGGAAGTGTCAAGCGCGGAAGGGATTCCTCCGGATGATCGTCTGGTTCCGGTCGGGCCCCACGGAGACGAGGGAAACCTCGACGGCGGTGACCTCCTCGATCATCTGGACGTACTTACGCGCGGCTTTCGGCAGGTCGCTGAACTCCCGGGCCGAGGAGATGTCTTCCTTCCAGCCCTCGACCTGCTCGTAGACCGGCTTGGCCGCCTCGAATTCGGTCAGCGACAGGGGGACCTGCTCCCGGCGGACGCCGTCGATCTCGTACGCCACGCACATCTTCACGCTCGGCAGGCCCGAGAGGACGTCCAGCTTGGTCAGCGCGACGCCGGCCAGCCCGTTGAGGCGGTTGGCGTACCGCACGACCGGGGCGTCGAACCAGCCGCACCGCCGCGGCCGCCCCGTGGTCGATCCGTACTCGTTCCCGCGGTCCCGGATCTTCTGCCCCTCCTCGTCGAACAGTTCCGTGGGGAACGGCCCGCCGCCGACGCGCGTCGCATATGCCTTCGACACCCCGATGACGCCGCCGATCTTCGTCGGGCCCACACCGGATCCCGTGCACGCACCGCCCGCCGTCGTGTTCGACGAGGTGACGAACGGGTAGGTCCCGTGGTCGATGTCGAGCAGCGTCCCCTGGGCCCCTTCGAACAGCAGCTTGGCCCCCCGCGCGATCTCCTCGTTGACGAAGAGCGAGGTGTCGATGAGGTGGGTCTTCAGGCGTTCCCCGTACGCGAGGTATTCGTCCAGCGTCGGCTGAAAGGGGACTTCCTCGCCGCCGAAATAGTTCTTCAGCAGGAAGTTCTTCACCTCGAGGTTCGCGCGAAGCTTCTCCGCGAACGATTCCGGCTGAAGGAGGTCGCACGCCCGGATGCCGACGCGCGCGATCTTGTCCTCGTAGCACGGCCCGATCCCCCGCACGGTGGTCCCGATCTTCCTGCTGCCGAGCTTCTCTTCCCGCGCCTTGTCGAGCAGGATGTGGTACGGGAGGATGATGTTCGCCAGCAGCCCGATCTTCAGCTGCGCGTCGTCCTTCAGGTAGCCGCGCCCCTTCAGGCGGTCGATCTCCATGAGGAGCACCTTCGGGTCGATCACCACCCCGTTGGCGATGACGCACTTCTTCCCCGGGTGAAGGATGCCGGAGGGGATGAGGTGGAAGATGAACTTCTCCCCCTTGACCACAAGGGTGTGGCCGGCGTTGTTCCCTCCGGTGGAACGCACGATCGTGTCGGCGAACTCGGAGTAGATGTCGACGATCTTTCCCTTGCCCTCATCGCCCCACTGGGCGCCGAGCACGATGACGCTTTTCACCGCGGTTTGCCTTCTTTCTCAGAAGATCAGGTATTGGGCGTCCATGATGTTCGGAAGCTTTCGAAGCTGCGCAAGAACGTTCTCGGGGACGGCGTTGTCCACGTTGATGAGCGAAACGGCGGTTCCGCCGACCTCGGTCCTGCCCAGCCGCAGGCCCGCGATGTTGATCCCCTTCTCCCCGAGGAAGGTGCCGATCCGGCCGACCACGCCCGGAACGTCCTGGTTCCGCAGCATCAGGATGCCGCCGGAGAGCTCCGCGACGATGGGGAAGGCGTCCATCTGGACGATCCTCGGCGCCCCTCCGAACACGGTGCCAGACACGGACGACTCCCCCTTCTCGGTCACCACGGTGACCTTGAGGAGGCTTGCGTACGGCTCCGACTTGGGGGTCTTCGACTCGCTCACCTTGATGCCGCGCTCCTCGGCGACCATCCGGGCGTTGACGAGGTTCACCTCCTCGGTCTGGTACTGCAGGAGCCCCTTCAGAACCGAGATGGTGACCGGGGCCGTGGAGAGTTTCCCCACCTCGCCGAAGTAGTCGACCTTGAGCTCCCGGACCGGATTCCGGAGCAGTTGCCCGTGGAACGCGCCCAGCCGTTCGGCGAGGGTCAGGAACGGCTTCAACACCGGCAGAAGTTCGCCGGAGACGGACGGGAAGTTCACCGAGTTGCGGATCGTCCCCTTTTTCAGGAAATCGCAGATCTGCTCCGCGATCAGCACCGCCACCTTTTCCTGGGCCTCCGTCGTCGCGGCGCCCAGATGCGGCGTGAGGATCACGTTGGGGTGCGCCAGCAGCGGCATGTCGGGAGGGGGGGGCTCCGTCGGGAAGACGTCGAGCGCCGCTCCGGCGACCTTTCCCGACTGGAGGGCCGCCAGCAGGTCGGCCTCGATCACGAGGGCGCCGCGGGCGCAGTTGATGATCCGCACGCCGTCCTTCATCTTCGCGATCGCGGCGGCATTCACCATCCCCTTCGTCTCCGGCGTGAGCGGCGTGTGGTACGTGATGTAGTCGGCCCGGGCGTACAG from Deltaproteobacteria bacterium includes these protein-coding regions:
- the serA gene encoding phosphoglycerate dehydrogenase, coding for MKVLALDNLQKVGIDVFTKEGIEVDVKGKMTPEELTAAINQYDAVVVRGATKATAACFENASRIKVIGRAGSGTDNIDKIAATKKGVVVMNTPGGNTVTTAEHAVSMMMALSRQIPQATASMKAGKWEKNKFMGTEITDKVLGVVGLGAIGKVVADRALGLKMVVVAFDPYVSKEDAAHLGVERTTLDELYARADYITYHTPLTPETKGMVNAAAIAKMKDGVRIINCARGALVIEADLLAALQSGKVAGAALDVFPTEPPPPDMPLLAHPNVILTPHLGAATTEAQEKVAVLIAEQICDFLKKGTIRNSVNFPSVSGELLPVLKPFLTLAERLGAFHGQLLRNPVRELKVDYFGEVGKLSTAPVTISVLKGLLQYQTEEVNLVNARMVAEERGIKVSESKTPKSEPYASLLKVTVVTEKGESSVSGTVFGGAPRIVQMDAFPIVAELSGGILMLRNQDVPGVVGRIGTFLGEKGINIAGLRLGRTEVGGTAVSLINVDNAVPENVLAQLRKLPNIMDAQYLIF
- a CDS encoding adenylosuccinate synthase — its product is MKSVIVLGAQWGDEGKGKIVDIYSEFADTIVRSTGGNNAGHTLVVKGEKFIFHLIPSGILHPGKKCVIANGVVIDPKVLLMEIDRLKGRGYLKDDAQLKIGLLANIILPYHILLDKAREEKLGSRKIGTTVRGIGPCYEDKIARVGIRACDLLQPESFAEKLRANLEVKNFLLKNYFGGEEVPFQPTLDEYLAYGERLKTHLIDTSLFVNEEIARGAKLLFEGAQGTLLDIDHGTYPFVTSSNTTAGGACTGSGVGPTKIGGVIGVSKAYATRVGGGPFPTELFDEEGQKIRDRGNEYGSTTGRPRRCGWFDAPVVRYANRLNGLAGVALTKLDVLSGLPSVKMCVAYEIDGVRREQVPLSLTEFEAAKPVYEQVEGWKEDISSAREFSDLPKAARKYVQMIEEVTAVEVSLVSVGPDRNQTIIRRNPFRA